One Prolixibacteraceae bacterium DNA segment encodes these proteins:
- the cas2 gene encoding CRISPR-associated endonuclease Cas2 — protein sequence MAKKRKELTFYEKIQRIKEAGIKPVVVGEDQKDEESLKSLDQRIQEMLGLSKSRLKHNEMIFFVMYDIEDNRVRTQVSKFLLKKGCHRVQKSIFLGRLERKQYNEIATALKEIQEFYENKDSILLVPVSSDEMRAMKIIGENVDFDVILRNRNTLFF from the coding sequence ATGGCTAAAAAACGAAAAGAGTTAACCTTTTATGAGAAGATACAAAGGATAAAAGAGGCTGGAATTAAACCTGTTGTAGTAGGGGAGGATCAGAAAGATGAGGAGTCGTTAAAGTCCCTTGATCAACGTATTCAAGAGATGTTGGGTTTGTCAAAAAGTAGATTAAAACATAATGAAATGATCTTTTTTGTGATGTATGATATTGAAGATAATAGGGTGAGAACTCAAGTGTCTAAATTTTTGTTGAAGAAAGGGTGTCATCGAGTGCAGAAATCCATCTTTCTTGGTCGCTTGGAAAGAAAACAGTACAATGAAATTGCTACTGCCCTGAAAGAGATACAAGAGTTTTACGAGAATAAGGATAGCATTCTATTGGTTCCTGTCTCTTCTGATGAAATGCGTGCAATGAAGATTATTGGAGAGAATGTCGATTTTGATGTTATTTTGAGAAATCGTAATACTCTTTTTTTCTGA
- a CDS encoding IS3 family transposase codes for MKKGSEHILQERQHKYEFIATFNNQFTVEDMCRVMQVSRSGFYDWLSREEAPRSIAIKKDTIRIREIYEQSKCRYGSNKITAELRVQGVVTSRNRVARIMKNESIKSIVNKRYKVQTTDSNHLNIISENHLDRKFTPAEPSKVRVSEITYVPTDQGWFYLTTVIDLFDRKVIGWSLSDNMTTECTILKEWRMAKINRDIKPGMIFHSDRGVQY; via the coding sequence ATTAAAAAAGGCAGTGAGCATATTCTCCAAGAGCGACAGCACAAATATGAATTTATAGCAACGTTTAACAACCAATTTACTGTCGAGGATATGTGCCGTGTTATGCAAGTGAGTCGAAGTGGTTTTTATGATTGGTTATCAAGAGAAGAAGCTCCTAGATCTATTGCTATAAAGAAGGATACTATTCGTATTCGAGAAATATACGAACAATCTAAGTGCCGATATGGTAGTAATAAAATTACAGCAGAATTAAGAGTGCAAGGCGTTGTTACTTCAAGAAATAGAGTTGCAAGAATAATGAAAAACGAATCTATTAAAAGTATTGTAAATAAGAGATATAAGGTGCAAACAACTGATTCTAATCATTTAAATATAATATCAGAGAATCACTTGGATCGAAAGTTTACTCCTGCCGAACCATCGAAAGTTCGGGTCTCTGAAATAACCTATGTTCCAACAGACCAAGGATGGTTTTATTTAACAACTGTAATAGACCTTTTTGATCGAAAAGTAATTGGATGGTCTCTTTCTGATAATATGACCACGGAGTGTACAATACTTAAAGAATGGAGGATGGCTAAAATAAATCGTGATATTAAGCCAGGTATGATCTTTCATTCTGACAGAGGAGTACAATATTGA
- a CDS encoding PepSY domain-containing protein: protein MKNRSKKLHRWPGLVMAFFFIYYGVSGILLNHRNTISSVDVSRKLLPSSFRYNHWNNAALKGDLRVNKDSILVYGNIGVWVTDHEHRNYRPINNGFPDGVDNRKVNDILRLPNGNLYAATRSGLYCWDVKRRKWDKFKMSTDAPRFVGLTHVGDTLYAANRSNLYRAFSPVIGSSFEEIVLPAPVGYLKKVSLFRTVWQLHSGEIFGLPGKLFIDFLALILMLLSVTGIFYLFLPKWIRKKRQKGKKLNRSVGLFKWSVRKHHKVGIWSFIFVAFLTFTGMFLRPPLILAIASGEVSPIPYSHLDKKNSWDDKLRDIQYDRLRDRMMVATSDGIYRVDLWDAPLHKFAIQPPVSVMGITVFEPQWDGSFLIGSFQGLYRWNPEIFQILDAMTGEPYKDSGSGRPVGSHVVTGLIHGETGERFVVDYFKGVRESNLGHRFPAMPSSVKEVSPMSLWSVALEVHTGRIFRDLLGDFYILIVPLSGIVGLLVVFSGLTLWLRRYRKRKKNA, encoded by the coding sequence ATGAAGAACAGGAGTAAAAAGCTGCATCGTTGGCCAGGATTAGTTATGGCATTTTTCTTTATATACTATGGTGTCTCTGGTATTCTTTTGAATCATCGTAATACAATATCCTCTGTGGATGTTTCACGTAAGCTTCTTCCATCTTCTTTTAGATATAATCATTGGAATAATGCTGCCTTAAAAGGAGATTTAAGAGTCAATAAAGATAGTATCTTGGTTTATGGTAATATTGGTGTTTGGGTTACCGATCATGAACATCGTAATTATCGTCCAATAAATAATGGTTTTCCTGATGGGGTGGATAATCGTAAGGTGAATGATATTCTGCGACTACCCAATGGTAATCTATATGCTGCAACGCGATCCGGACTCTATTGTTGGGATGTTAAAAGACGGAAATGGGATAAATTTAAAATGTCGACAGATGCACCTCGTTTTGTCGGTTTAACCCATGTTGGTGACACGCTTTATGCTGCAAATAGGTCGAATCTTTATCGAGCTTTTTCTCCAGTTATTGGATCTTCTTTTGAGGAAATTGTTTTGCCTGCCCCTGTTGGATATCTCAAGAAAGTCTCTCTTTTTCGGACTGTTTGGCAGCTACACTCAGGAGAAATATTCGGTCTTCCTGGGAAATTATTTATTGACTTTTTGGCATTAATTCTTATGTTACTTTCTGTAACTGGCATCTTCTATCTATTTCTCCCAAAATGGATACGTAAGAAGAGACAAAAGGGTAAGAAGCTTAATCGGTCTGTAGGTCTTTTTAAATGGAGTGTCCGAAAACATCATAAAGTTGGTATTTGGTCTTTTATTTTTGTTGCCTTTCTGACTTTTACTGGGATGTTTCTTCGTCCTCCTTTAATTCTTGCAATTGCGTCAGGAGAAGTTTCTCCTATTCCATATTCTCATTTAGATAAGAAGAATAGTTGGGATGATAAGCTTCGGGATATCCAGTATGATCGTTTGAGAGATCGAATGATGGTTGCTACTTCTGATGGAATCTATAGGGTGGATTTATGGGATGCTCCGTTACACAAGTTTGCTATTCAGCCACCAGTAAGTGTGATGGGGATAACGGTCTTTGAACCACAATGGGATGGTAGTTTTCTAATTGGCTCTTTTCAAGGTCTCTATCGATGGAATCCAGAGATCTTTCAAATATTGGATGCCATGACAGGAGAACCATATAAAGATAGTGGATCAGGACGTCCTGTCGGAAGTCATGTTGTGACTGGTTTGATTCATGGAGAGACAGGAGAACGGTTTGTTGTGGATTATTTTAAAGGCGTGAGAGAATCAAATTTAGGACATCGTTTCCCTGCGATGCCTAGTTCAGTGAAAGAAGTGTCTCCCATGTCTTTGTGGAGTGTGGCCTTAGAGGTTCATACAGGACGTATCTTTCGAGATCTTTTAGGAGATTTCTATATTCTGATTGTTCCGCTTTCAGGCATTGTTGGATTATTGGTCGTTTTTAGTGGGCTTACCTTATGGCTGCGTCGTTATAGAAAGAGAAAAAAGAACGCTTAG
- a CDS encoding WYL domain-containing protein translates to MSTNRNAIIRYKTLDRCFRSRSRDYTFHDLLEACNKALVRVNPKSTGISERTLRGDIADMKKPELFDAPIETRQSGIGKSEYYYYDDPNFMIFNQPLDEGEEYHLREALQTLSQFKGLPHLYWVDEIMLRLRESLNIDPKECVMMFDENPNLEGRGFMTGLYDSIVREQTIKLLYKPFNYDEPFEVEVSPYLLKQYNNRWFLFAWGMQEDCLRIYSLDRIKKVVRTNGSYRKNVDVDFQDFFEEIVGVTHHDIPEQEILLKVDLDLIPYILTKPLHPSQSSFRKEEGIIRICVVPNYELESLILSFGDRMEVLEPIEFRERIGNRVARLSERYSTKGGE, encoded by the coding sequence ATGTCGACGAATCGAAATGCAATAATACGTTATAAGACACTAGATCGATGTTTTAGAAGTAGATCAAGAGATTATACCTTTCATGATTTATTAGAAGCATGCAATAAAGCCCTTGTTCGTGTTAATCCTAAATCCACGGGGATATCAGAACGTACTTTACGAGGGGATATTGCAGATATGAAGAAGCCTGAGTTGTTTGATGCTCCTATTGAAACAAGGCAAAGTGGAATTGGAAAGTCTGAATATTACTATTATGATGACCCTAATTTTATGATCTTTAATCAACCTTTAGATGAGGGGGAGGAGTATCATCTTCGCGAGGCTTTACAGACATTATCTCAGTTCAAAGGATTACCTCATCTATATTGGGTAGATGAGATCATGCTTCGATTGCGCGAATCATTGAATATAGACCCTAAAGAGTGTGTCATGATGTTTGATGAAAATCCAAATTTGGAAGGTCGGGGTTTTATGACAGGGCTTTACGATTCTATTGTTCGAGAACAGACCATAAAACTGTTGTATAAGCCATTTAACTATGATGAGCCTTTTGAAGTTGAGGTGTCTCCTTATCTTTTGAAGCAATATAATAATCGTTGGTTTCTTTTTGCATGGGGAATGCAGGAGGATTGTCTTCGTATCTACTCTTTAGATCGGATTAAGAAAGTAGTGAGAACAAATGGTTCGTATCGTAAAAATGTAGATGTCGATTTCCAGGATTTCTTTGAAGAGATTGTAGGAGTAACCCATCATGATATTCCTGAACAGGAAATTCTATTGAAAGTGGACCTTGATTTAATTCCTTATATTCTTACAAAACCGCTTCATCCATCCCAGTCAAGTTTTCGAAAAGAGGAGGGGATCATACGCATTTGTGTGGTGCCAAACTATGAGTTGGAGTCTCTAATACTCTCTTTTGGTGATCGGATGGAGGTATTGGAACCCATTGAATTTAGAGAACGTATAGGCAATAGAGTTGCACGTCTATCGGAACGATATTCAACGAAAGGAGGTGAATAA
- a CDS encoding PorT family protein, with product MKKLILLSLILFVSFGAKAQLLPFDLGLKVGWNTSDINTSDLSDAISASDPTNSSGFAVGAFARIHMKKRYFIQPEVYFNKRKGTTTYSLEDGSSVDYDLKMKTIDVPILFGYKVLNAKVLKLNAFTGPVMIFNTNSSSDFESSLGSISEPSGTDWGYQLGLGVDFLMFTLDARYEWGLSNVDSGSIENISFDQKSNMLTVSLGWRIL from the coding sequence ATGAAAAAACTAATATTGCTTTCTTTAATTCTTTTCGTTTCATTCGGAGCTAAAGCACAACTTTTGCCATTTGATTTAGGTCTTAAGGTTGGATGGAACACTTCTGATATTAATACGAGTGATTTGTCTGATGCTATCTCTGCTTCTGATCCAACTAATAGTTCTGGATTTGCAGTGGGTGCATTTGCTCGTATTCACATGAAAAAACGTTATTTTATTCAACCAGAGGTTTATTTTAATAAGCGAAAAGGAACTACGACCTATAGCCTAGAGGATGGATCAAGTGTAGATTATGATTTGAAGATGAAGACCATCGATGTTCCTATTTTGTTTGGATACAAAGTGCTCAATGCAAAGGTTTTGAAGCTGAATGCTTTTACAGGACCTGTGATGATCTTTAACACCAATAGTTCTTCTGATTTTGAAAGTTCTTTAGGAAGTATCTCTGAGCCTTCAGGAACAGACTGGGGATATCAGTTAGGTCTAGGAGTTGATTTTTTAATGTTTACTTTAGATGCTCGTTATGAATGGGGATTGTCCAATGTAGATAGTGGATCGATTGAGAATATTTCTTTCGACCAAAAATCGAATATGTTGACGGTTTCTTTAGGATGGAGGATATTGTAA
- a CDS encoding SLC13 family permease: MVSHIIIVFIVLLFIVLSLYFEWTGPSFTFLIAVSVLAVFGILTPKEIMSGFANEQLAVILLLLLIGDVIRQSSTIERFFDWFFRSSKTYHSFVFRMTLVVSVMSAFFNNTPLVAIMMPYVDSWSRRNRISPSKLLIPLSYAAILGGCATLIGTSTNLIVNGLLSEQDILPGLAPLEMFDFSIVGIPMILIGILYLVFFSDKLLPDKKDAMGDFQKSNRDYLLQAVVDEGSPLVGKRMNDDKLKNLRGLYMVEIVRGEKHISAISPETQVLTGDILTFAGDTSTVADLITQSNSGLRFPGAEGLVSRKVTQVVEIVISHNSTLIGKTVLEANFRVKYDAAVIAVHRNGERISGQITYEKLKAGDALLLYGGQNFIRLSKNSQDFFLITSVLENRKVAPYKSALVIIGLIASILLSVFRIVPLFTSLLFLLVFMNVLGICSPKDIYKSLDLNLAMIIALALALGVAMTKTGVAKIIAQSIITMFMPMGVLGLLVGIYLVTSLMANLITNKAAVALVFPIVLTISRDLHIPPEPLVLLVAFASAANFMTPIGYQTNLMVYGPGGYSFKDYTKIGFPLTFLYLIVTVVVLYFVYF; the protein is encoded by the coding sequence TTGGTATCTCATATCATCATAGTATTTATTGTATTGCTGTTTATCGTTCTATCTCTGTACTTTGAGTGGACGGGACCTTCATTTACCTTTTTAATAGCGGTGAGTGTTTTGGCAGTTTTTGGGATACTAACTCCAAAGGAGATAATGTCCGGATTTGCCAATGAACAGTTAGCGGTAATATTGCTTCTTCTGCTTATTGGAGATGTGATTCGACAAAGTTCTACGATTGAACGATTCTTTGATTGGTTTTTTCGTTCGAGTAAGACCTATCATAGTTTTGTATTTAGAATGACTTTAGTTGTCTCGGTTATGTCGGCTTTTTTTAATAATACTCCACTTGTGGCGATTATGATGCCTTATGTAGATAGTTGGAGTAGAAGGAATAGGATCTCACCGTCTAAACTTCTCATTCCGTTATCATATGCAGCAATTTTAGGAGGATGTGCTACTTTGATTGGTACTTCAACCAACTTAATCGTAAATGGCTTGCTATCAGAACAAGACATTCTTCCGGGTTTGGCACCTCTTGAGATGTTTGACTTTAGTATAGTTGGGATCCCTATGATTTTAATAGGAATATTATATTTAGTTTTTTTCTCCGATAAACTCCTTCCGGATAAGAAGGATGCTATGGGAGATTTTCAAAAGTCAAATAGAGATTATCTGCTTCAAGCGGTAGTGGATGAGGGCTCTCCATTGGTGGGAAAACGCATGAATGATGACAAGTTGAAGAATCTCCGTGGACTTTATATGGTGGAGATTGTGAGGGGGGAAAAACATATCTCTGCAATTTCACCTGAAACACAAGTGTTAACTGGAGATATCTTAACTTTCGCAGGAGATACAAGTACTGTTGCTGATTTGATAACACAATCTAATTCTGGGTTACGGTTTCCTGGAGCAGAGGGGTTGGTTTCTCGCAAAGTAACACAAGTCGTAGAGATTGTTATTTCACATAATTCAACACTGATTGGAAAGACGGTATTGGAGGCCAATTTTCGTGTGAAATACGATGCAGCAGTAATTGCTGTGCACCGTAATGGAGAAAGAATTTCTGGGCAAATTACATATGAGAAACTGAAGGCTGGTGATGCTCTACTTCTATATGGAGGACAGAATTTTATTCGTTTGAGTAAAAATTCTCAAGATTTCTTTTTAATTACAAGTGTATTGGAGAATCGAAAAGTAGCTCCTTATAAGAGTGCATTGGTTATTATTGGATTGATTGCGTCTATATTGTTATCTGTATTTCGTATTGTTCCTCTTTTTACCTCTCTCTTGTTCTTATTGGTTTTTATGAACGTGTTGGGGATCTGTTCACCAAAGGATATATATAAGAGTTTAGATCTAAATTTGGCAATGATAATTGCGCTAGCACTTGCTTTGGGCGTAGCAATGACTAAAACAGGGGTGGCTAAAATAATTGCTCAATCTATTATTACTATGTTTATGCCTATGGGGGTTTTGGGTTTGCTCGTAGGAATCTATTTGGTAACCTCATTGATGGCTAATTTAATTACTAATAAGGCAGCAGTGGCTCTTGTGTTTCCTATTGTATTAACCATTTCAAGGGATCTTCATATTCCTCCTGAACCATTGGTGTTATTGGTTGCATTTGCTTCTGCAGCGAACTTTATGACACCAATAGGATATCAGACGAATTTGATGGTTTATGGTCCTGGAGGATATTCATTTAAAGATTATACAAAAATTGGATTCCCTTTGACATTTTTGTATCTGATTGTGACCGTGGTTGTTCTCTATTTTGTCTATTTTTAG
- a CDS encoding DUF308 domain-containing protein, which produces MKHFHFIQHKRNLIRGILGVLLGAVMLFVPGITAKVILILIGSLFLVIGLSGLLFNTKKISLPFRNLLRTESYISVLIGLVLVVFPIQLTEILSFIVGLGLLLLCIRQGLNYFQTMQYFNPSKLYLISAIVELIIAVILLFFPKLLVSIIVWVVGCILVLYGANQIGLYIQMKRKYNGASSKDIEDVDFKEL; this is translated from the coding sequence ATGAAACATTTTCATTTTATACAACATAAAAGAAATCTCATTAGAGGGATTTTAGGAGTGTTACTAGGGGCAGTAATGCTTTTTGTGCCAGGAATTACAGCGAAGGTAATTTTGATATTAATAGGTTCACTTTTTTTGGTCATTGGACTTTCTGGACTTCTTTTTAATACAAAAAAGATCAGTTTGCCGTTTCGTAATTTATTGCGTACAGAGTCTTATATAAGTGTTCTAATAGGGCTTGTGTTAGTGGTTTTTCCAATACAGCTTACGGAAATTCTATCGTTTATCGTGGGTTTAGGCTTGTTATTGCTTTGTATTAGGCAGGGGTTGAACTACTTTCAAACAATGCAGTACTTTAATCCATCAAAACTTTATTTGATTTCGGCAATAGTCGAGCTGATTATTGCTGTTATTTTATTGTTTTTCCCGAAACTATTGGTTAGTATTATTGTATGGGTTGTTGGATGTATTTTGGTTTTGTATGGTGCAAACCAAATTGGTTTGTATATACAGATGAAGAGGAAATATAATGGTGCATCTTCCAAAGATATTGAAGATGTCGATTTTAAAGAGTTGTAA
- a CDS encoding DNA topoisomerase 3 translates to MKICIAEKPSVAKEIATVLGATLRRDGYFEGNGYQVTWTFGHLCTLKEPHDYDLSWKRWSLASLPMMPLKFGIKVIDNAGVRKQFNTIQRLVENAEEVINCGDAGQEGELIQRWVLHLAKSKAPLKRLWISSLTEEAIRDGFESLRDGNDFDPLYKAGMARAIGDWLLGMNATRVYTLKFSQGQGVLSVGRVQTPTLALVVSRHLEIENFKPTPFWELKTTYREAVFNVKSGRFDNKEEAQKQLEEIKDSPFEVTKIETKKGKEHPPKLFDLTLLQVECNKKFGYTAEETLKYIQSLYEKKLTTYPRVDTTFLSNDIYKKIPSIMGSLSKVYTKQITPLQSAPFRKSKKVFDDKKITDHHAIIPTGVYPSGLTQEQKQVYHMVSMRFIAVFYPDCEISNTTVEGVSNKIEFKTIGKQILRPGWRVLFPSGTNKEDKALPLFEKGEQGPHEPDLLEKETQAPKNYTEATLLRAMETAGKSVDDEELRDLMKENGIGRPSTRANIIETLFRRKYIYRDKKRVMASPTGIELIQTIENQLLTSAELTGTWEKKLRDIELGNYDPSIFLMELRKMVWDTIQGVKYGASKTIHIVDEKEMKETKSSAKSDKDSRLACPVCGDGSVMKGKGAWGCSRFKEGCTFLVPFEISKAAISQKQMETLVKKRKSGVVSSFKDDKGEKFSGFLVLDKEGVVHVEHKEADPWKCPKCKTHEMVKGKNGYGCKGFNSGCHFVIPFVVGEKKITDKQFETLIKRKKSPLIKGFSDKEGNKYDGYLLIDDNYRVMIQKKS, encoded by the coding sequence GTGAAGATTTGTATTGCCGAAAAGCCTAGTGTGGCGAAAGAGATTGCTACTGTTTTAGGAGCAACCCTAAGACGAGATGGTTATTTTGAAGGAAATGGTTATCAAGTAACTTGGACTTTCGGACACCTATGTACTTTAAAAGAGCCTCATGATTATGACCTCTCATGGAAGCGTTGGTCTTTGGCCTCTTTGCCTATGATGCCCTTGAAATTTGGAATTAAGGTGATTGATAATGCTGGAGTTCGAAAGCAATTCAATACAATTCAACGTTTGGTAGAGAATGCTGAGGAGGTAATAAATTGTGGAGATGCTGGTCAAGAGGGAGAATTAATCCAACGTTGGGTTCTACATTTGGCAAAATCAAAAGCACCATTAAAACGTTTATGGATCTCTTCTCTTACCGAAGAGGCGATTCGTGATGGTTTTGAGAGTCTTCGTGATGGAAATGATTTCGATCCTTTATATAAGGCTGGAATGGCTCGTGCTATTGGGGATTGGCTTTTGGGCATGAATGCAACTCGTGTTTACACCTTGAAATTTAGTCAAGGACAAGGAGTACTTTCTGTTGGTCGTGTTCAGACCCCTACATTGGCTCTAGTGGTATCGCGGCATTTAGAAATAGAGAATTTTAAGCCTACCCCATTTTGGGAACTTAAAACGACCTATCGTGAGGCTGTTTTTAATGTAAAGAGTGGTCGTTTTGATAATAAAGAAGAGGCTCAAAAACAGTTAGAAGAGATTAAGGATTCACCATTTGAGGTTACCAAGATTGAGACAAAGAAGGGTAAAGAGCATCCCCCTAAGTTATTTGATTTGACCCTGCTTCAAGTAGAGTGCAACAAGAAGTTTGGATATACTGCTGAGGAGACTCTTAAATATATTCAATCTCTTTATGAAAAGAAATTAACAACCTATCCTCGTGTTGATACGACCTTCTTATCTAATGATATCTACAAGAAGATTCCTTCTATTATGGGAAGCCTTTCAAAGGTTTATACCAAACAAATTACTCCTTTGCAGTCAGCTCCTTTTAGAAAGTCTAAAAAAGTGTTTGATGATAAGAAGATTACGGATCACCATGCAATAATTCCTACAGGAGTCTATCCAAGTGGATTGACCCAAGAGCAGAAGCAGGTTTATCATATGGTTTCCATGCGTTTTATTGCTGTATTTTATCCTGATTGTGAAATATCGAATACGACAGTAGAAGGTGTTTCAAATAAGATTGAGTTTAAAACGATAGGAAAGCAAATTTTGAGACCTGGTTGGAGAGTTCTGTTTCCTAGTGGAACCAATAAAGAAGATAAGGCGTTACCTCTTTTTGAGAAAGGAGAGCAGGGGCCTCATGAACCCGATCTTTTAGAGAAAGAGACTCAAGCGCCAAAGAATTATACTGAAGCGACTTTGCTTCGCGCAATGGAGACAGCAGGTAAAAGTGTAGATGATGAAGAGCTTCGAGATCTGATGAAAGAGAATGGGATTGGACGTCCTTCCACTCGTGCCAATATCATCGAGACACTATTTCGACGTAAGTATATCTATCGTGATAAGAAACGTGTTATGGCGAGCCCAACAGGAATTGAATTGATACAGACTATCGAGAATCAATTATTAACTTCTGCCGAACTTACGGGTACTTGGGAGAAGAAGTTGAGAGATATTGAATTAGGTAATTATGATCCTTCTATCTTCTTAATGGAGTTGAGAAAGATGGTTTGGGATACGATTCAAGGGGTTAAGTATGGTGCATCTAAGACCATTCATATTGTGGATGAGAAAGAGATGAAAGAGACAAAAAGTAGTGCTAAATCAGATAAAGATTCACGTTTAGCATGTCCTGTTTGTGGAGATGGAAGCGTGATGAAAGGAAAGGGTGCATGGGGGTGTTCTCGTTTTAAAGAAGGCTGCACGTTTCTTGTTCCTTTTGAAATATCGAAAGCTGCAATATCTCAAAAACAGATGGAGACGCTTGTGAAGAAGCGTAAAAGTGGTGTTGTCTCCTCTTTTAAAGATGATAAAGGAGAGAAATTCTCAGGCTTTTTAGTCCTCGATAAAGAGGGGGTGGTTCATGTTGAGCATAAAGAAGCAGATCCTTGGAAATGTCCTAAATGTAAGACTCATGAGATGGTCAAAGGAAAAAATGGATATGGTTGTAAAGGTTTTAATAGTGGTTGTCATTTTGTGATTCCATTTGTTGTGGGAGAGAAGAAAATTACAGACAAACAATTTGAGACCCTTATCAAACGTAAAAAAAGTCCATTAATAAAAGGTTTTTCGGATAAGGAAGGTAATAAATATGATGGTTACCTATTGATTGATGATAATTATAGAGTGATGATTCAAAAAAAGAGCTAA
- the yaaA gene encoding peroxide stress protein YaaA, with translation MKLLLSPAKKIDFEQKVSSDVELKLPVFNADANELVRHLQELSSEELQSLMSISSDLANLNYNRYANWDFTDNKKSHFPALWAFRGEVYTNLDVETLSSEALKRANNSLRILSGLYGVLGPSDLIQAYRLEMGTKFSFESYKNLYAYWKSRTTDLLNKEIDRDNDQIVVNLASTEYSKSIDMKKLNAEVVTPIFKDLKGDNYKVVSFWAKRARGLMTRYILENGICDAEGLLGFDVSGYYYHTDMSKPNMPVFVRDH, from the coding sequence ATGAAATTATTGTTGTCACCTGCAAAGAAGATTGATTTTGAACAGAAAGTTTCTTCAGATGTCGAATTAAAGCTACCCGTGTTTAATGCGGATGCCAATGAATTGGTAAGGCATTTACAAGAACTTTCTTCTGAGGAGTTGCAGTCCCTGATGTCTATTAGTAGTGATTTGGCAAACTTAAACTATAATAGATATGCTAACTGGGATTTTACAGATAATAAAAAAAGTCATTTCCCTGCACTTTGGGCTTTTCGTGGTGAAGTATATACGAACCTTGATGTAGAGACTCTATCTAGTGAAGCCTTAAAACGTGCTAATAACTCATTGCGAATACTTTCTGGACTGTATGGAGTGTTGGGTCCGTCGGATTTAATACAAGCATATAGATTAGAGATGGGGACGAAGTTCTCTTTCGAATCTTACAAGAATCTTTATGCTTATTGGAAGAGTCGAACAACTGATCTTTTAAATAAAGAGATTGATAGAGACAATGATCAGATTGTAGTGAATCTTGCAAGCACTGAGTATTCGAAGTCGATAGACATGAAGAAATTGAATGCAGAGGTTGTGACTCCTATATTTAAAGATTTGAAAGGTGATAATTATAAAGTGGTCTCTTTTTGGGCAAAACGGGCTAGGGGGTTGATGACACGATATATTTTAGAAAACGGTATTTGTGATGCGGAAGGATTACTAGGTTTTGATGTTTCTGGATACTATTATCATACGGATATGTCTAAACCTAATATGCCAGTATTTGTTCGTGATCATTAA
- a CDS encoding short chain dehydrogenase has protein sequence MKILVIGAHGLIGKEVVALLSKTPKYEIIEVGHRKGSLKVDMTSPESIVGLFKHIGTVDAIISTAGNARLGTYELLSEEDFWMAIHNKLMGQVNLVRYGYPFLNPEGMFILSSGILAKEPMYGASSISMANAGIDAFVKAVALEMTKSHRVNSISPPFVKETMEMLKMDSSTGTPAKDVALIYKKCLEDNKTGKIYDVRKYI, from the coding sequence ATGAAAATATTAGTTATTGGAGCACACGGACTCATAGGAAAAGAGGTGGTAGCACTACTTTCCAAGACCCCAAAATACGAAATCATCGAGGTTGGTCATAGAAAAGGAAGTTTAAAAGTGGACATGACAAGCCCTGAAAGTATTGTTGGTTTGTTCAAACATATCGGAACTGTCGATGCAATTATTTCCACGGCAGGAAATGCAAGATTAGGAACCTATGAATTGCTATCTGAAGAGGACTTCTGGATGGCTATTCATAACAAACTAATGGGACAAGTTAATTTGGTACGCTATGGATACCCATTCCTTAATCCTGAAGGTATGTTTATACTCTCGAGTGGTATTCTTGCCAAAGAGCCTATGTATGGAGCAAGCTCTATAAGCATGGCTAATGCTGGAATAGATGCATTTGTAAAAGCAGTTGCATTAGAAATGACCAAAAGTCATCGAGTGAATTCTATCTCTCCACCATTTGTGAAAGAGACCATGGAAATGCTAAAGATGGATAGTAGTACTGGTACACCTGCAAAGGATGTTGCACTTATCTATAAAAAATGTCTCGAAGACAACAAAACAGGTAAAATATATGATGTTCGTAAGTACATCTAA